The Vigna unguiculata cultivar IT97K-499-35 chromosome 1, ASM411807v1, whole genome shotgun sequence nucleotide sequence TTTAGTGTCTTTCTCTCATTGTCCAAATTTGAATTTAGTCTCCCTATTTTTACATTTTCGAATTTATTTCTCTAgctatttttctttattcatcTCTTAACATAACTTTGTACTCTAAACATAAATGCTAAGTGTAATAATATGTCACGTCAACATAGACGTACCGATGCAATAGTCCTACATAGATAGGGTCAAGTTAACATTCCCATTAAATATGAGATGCTAAATTATTAGATGAACCAAAAAttgcatatttaaaatatttagtgggattaaatctatgaaaaaaaaagtaagaccAAATTTGAATTTAACTACAGCCGtaatactaaatttaattaagcctacaaaatatttttagatattgcCGACATGGATGACGGGCAGAAAAGTAAAGCAGAAATTAGAGTTCAAAGAAATTACCTTCGAAGAACCTTTGAGTTGCCGAGCACTTTGAACAAAATCCATGCACACACTGCTAGACACTCTGTTCTATTGGTTTGATCTGAATTCCACGTTTCAAAAGGGATTTATAAGCTGGAGTTCTTGACCATTCATCAATTTCCCTAGCACGTAGAACAGGTAGAGGATGTGACAGTTGCCTTGTTTGTGCATTCCTAATCAGCAGCCAGAAGTTTAGCTTCTGAATGGAAACAAAATCTCAACATAATTTTCCAGTGCCCTAAACAAGATTCTACAAACCTTATATACCATCCAATTGGGCTGGAAGCAGCTTTTTCATAAGAGCGAGCTTGCTCCAGGAATGCATCCACATTTAGTTGATCAGCCATAGAAGGACATCCCCCAGCTAATTTCATGAGGACAGAGATGACGACCTCTTGTGGGGTTGGGgaatgaaaaatttataattcagtATTTTAATCAATATAGAATAATAACCAATCTACATGTATCAGCATAGTAGCATACCTTAGGGTCTTGAGCAACTAGAAGAGCTGCTCGATCACAAGTCAGCTCAGCAGCTCGAAGCCAGCGGAATAGCTGCTCTTCTAAAGTTCGAGCTATCATACCACCGATGCCTACATCAAACGGCACTAGTTATGAAAAATTGAGTTGAACAAAGAAGACAAGACTTCACTGTCGAAATAAGGTACCCTTTCAAAGGTCAAAGAGAAAAGTTCGAAAATATTGCATTATGAGCAAGCCTTTAAGGTTGTTATACTCAACTAGTGACAAGAGTGACATGGATTTTATTCCCTGTTCTACCTGTCggagtaagagaaaaaaatgtttctcCAACTTTGATCATTCAATCTAGCTAACTACTTAAGCAGTGTATACATATCCATTTATGTGGGTATTAATACgtctatgaaaaaaaaaaaatactctatGTAACCTACCAGGTACAGTATAGGCTCCAAGGGTTAGAATATTTGCGTAAGTAAGCCACACACCATGATCACATTTTAGATGACCTAGCTCATGAGCCAAAACAGCCTGTTAAAGTGAAGTGATCACAAGTAAATAACATTCAGAACCAGAACAATGGACACGATAGACAAAGATGGTTTGAATAATAATTGATCAGGCATCTTTGAAGAGAAAGCTTATATATCATGCAATGGATCGTACACCCAACATCATTGAGTAGGGAGATGGGAGCACTTTGTGGATACTAAAAAACTGTAAAAACGAAATAGATTATAACCTGCAACTCTGCTTTTGTAAGGAGCTCCACAAGGCTAGTATGAATGACAACGAAAGGTCGTTTACCACTTATAGCTAAAGTATACGCATTTGGTACAGGACTTTGACGAACATATAGATCAGGGGCATCAACATTTAATATTTCTGCAGCTTCGACCATTAGGTGGTAAAGATCAGGAAGCTGACAAAACAAGAggaaaagtttatttaattacttGAGG carries:
- the LOC114176376 gene encoding uncharacterized protein LOC114176376 isoform X2, translated to MNTTLHPLVNKVKLSTENEVARNRYHRHECGHNDPYVSNNLNPPPNIYHTHSLLFSFSFSTSSPLRLSNSMASTPFSTLCHFHKPSLRFLALDRSTFCGAPAISFPKVRKNRKMGTLPVCRISSAVAFRDLDADDFRHPLDQQNTVILRAIPGLNELGKALLGTVAEQVMLLENIGTSVLVSKNQLPDLYHLMVEAAEILNVDAPDLYVRQSPVPNAYTLAISGKRPFVVIHTSLVELLTKAELQAVLAHELGHLKCDHGVWLTYANILTLGAYTVPGIGGMIARTLEEQLFRWLRAAELTCDRAALLVAQDPKVVISVLMKLAGGCPSMADQLNVDAFLEQARSYEKAASSPIGWYIREIDEWSRTPAYKSLLKRGIQIKPIEQSV
- the LOC114176376 gene encoding uncharacterized protein LOC114176376 isoform X1; this translates as MNTTLHPLVNKVKLSTENEVARNRYHRHECGHNDPYVSNNLNPPPNIYHTHSLLFSFSFSTSSPLRLSNSMASTPFSTLCHFHKPSLRFLALDRSTFCGAPAISFPKVRKNRKMGTLPVCRISSAVAFRDLDADDFRHPLDQQNTVILRAIPGLNELGKALLGTVAEQVMLLENIGTSVLVSKNQLPDLYHLMVEAAEILNVDAPDLYVRQSPVPNAYTLAISGKRPFVVIHTSLVELLTKAELQAVLAHELGHLKCDHGVWLTYANILTLGAYTVPGIGGMIARTLEEQLFRWLRAAELTCDRAALLVAQDPKVVISVLMKLAGGCPSMADQLNVDAFLEQARSYEKAASSPIGWYIRNAQTRQLSHPLPVLRAREIDEWSRTPAYKSLLKRGIQIKPIEQSV